The stretch of DNA TTGCGCAGAGGGGCCTACGCGAAGTAGTATTGACGTTTGTGTCTGTGCGTTGCAGCCAGACATGCGAACGTGAGCCCTCCATCGACCGTGTTCTTGTCAAGAACACACCCGGAGCGGGATTCACGAACACCTCCGTTCGAATAAGAAAGCAGCACTATAGTGACGCGCACCTACACCCCCAAGGCAAGTGAAGTCCAGCACGATTGGGTCGTCATTGACGCCACCGATATCGTTCTTGGCCGTCTCGCCAGCCACGCCGCCGTTCTCCTTCGTGGAAAGCACAAGGCAACGTTCTCTCCCCACATGGACATGGGAGACTTCGTCATCATCGTCAACGCCGAGAAGATTGCCCTGACCGGCAAGAAGCTCGAGCTGAAGATCGCTTACCGCCACTCCGGTTACCCGGGCGGGCTGTCGGCACAGAACTACGCCGAGATGCTCGAGAAGCACCCGACGCGTGCAGTTGAGAAGGCAATTCGCGGCATGCTGCCGAAGAACTCGCTCGGCCGCGCCCAGCTCGCCAAGCTCAAGGTCTACGCAGGCCCGGAGCACCCGCACTCTGCGCAGCAGCCCAAGCCGTACACCCTCGGCCAGGTCGCGCAGTAGCGTCGGCTCCCAGACTTCTCGACTCTAAGAAAAAGGATTCACACCATCGTGGCGAAGATCGCAGACCAGATTGACGCGGCTCCGGAGAGCTACTCGACAGAGACTCCCGTTGAAGCTGTAACCAAGGCGCCCCGCGCCGTCCTCACCGTTCCCGGCGCAGCCGTCGGACGTCGCAAGCAGGCCATCGCCCGCGTGCGCATCGTTCCCGGCTCCGGCATCATCACCGTGAACGGCCGCGAATTCGCGGACTACTTCCCCAACAAGCTGCACCAGCAGCTCATCAACGACCCGTTCAAGGCACTTGACCTTCTGGGCAGCTACGACGTGATTGCCCGCATCAGCGGCGGTGGCCCCTCCGGCCAGGCCGGCGCGCTGCGTCTCGGCATCGCTCGTTCGCTCAACCAGGTTGACGAAGAGAACAACCGCGCCATCCTGAAGAAGGCTGGCTTCCTCAGCCGTGACGCTCGCGTCAAGGAGCGCAAGAAGGCTGGTCTCAAGAAGGCCCGCAAGGCTCCTCAGTTCTCCAAGCGTTAATCAGAAGGTCGACTCCAGGCACTCATGCCTCGACTTTTTGGTACTGACGGTGTTCGGGGCTTGGCCAACCGTGATCTCACGGTTGGCCTGGCCCTGGGCCTCGCTCAGGCAAGTGCAGTAGTTCTCACCCAGGGGCGTCGCGCCGAAGAGCGCCGCGCGCAGGGCCGCCGTCCGGTGGCCGTGCTCGCACGGGACCCCCGCATTTCGGGGGAATTTATTTCGGCCGCTGTTGCAGCCGGACTGGCAAGTTCGGGTGTCGATGTTCTCGACGCCGGCGTCATTCCGACTCCCGCTGCCGCGTTTCTCATCGCCGAT from Leifsonia psychrotolerans encodes:
- the rplM gene encoding 50S ribosomal protein L13; the protein is MTRTYTPKASEVQHDWVVIDATDIVLGRLASHAAVLLRGKHKATFSPHMDMGDFVIIVNAEKIALTGKKLELKIAYRHSGYPGGLSAQNYAEMLEKHPTRAVEKAIRGMLPKNSLGRAQLAKLKVYAGPEHPHSAQQPKPYTLGQVAQ
- the rpsI gene encoding 30S ribosomal protein S9, translating into MAKIADQIDAAPESYSTETPVEAVTKAPRAVLTVPGAAVGRRKQAIARVRIVPGSGIITVNGREFADYFPNKLHQQLINDPFKALDLLGSYDVIARISGGGPSGQAGALRLGIARSLNQVDEENNRAILKKAGFLSRDARVKERKKAGLKKARKAPQFSKR